The Streptococcus sanguinis genome contains the following window.
CACCCCGTGACGGACGTTTCATCGAAACAGTTGGTACTTACAACCCACTTGTAGCTGAAAACCAAGTAACTTTGAAGGAAGACCGTATCCTTGAGTGGTTGGGTAATGGTGCACAACCTTCTGATACTGTACGCAACATCCTTTCAAAAGAAGGCGTATTGAAGAAATTCCACGATTCA
Protein-coding sequences here:
- the rpsP gene encoding 30S ribosomal protein S16 — encoded protein: MAVKIRLTRMGSKKKPFYRINVADSRSPRDGRFIETVGTYNPLVAENQVTLKEDRILEWLGNGAQPSDTVRNILSKEGVLKKFHDSKYSK